GACTAATTACGGAGCACGCCTACAAAGCTGGTGCGTTGCTGGTGACGACGTTCTACGCTGATGATCCGTCTACGCTGGCCCGTTTTGCCTATGCTCCGGACGCCAGCTTTGACTACGCTCCAAAATGGCTGCAGGATGGAATCGCCGAGGGATTCCGAAGCGGAGCCGCGCGGCTCGCGATTGCGGGCGCCAATCCTGCGCTGCTGGCGAAGGAAGACCCCGCAAAGGTAGCACGAGCTAACGTCGCAGCTTCCAAGGCTGGCAAGCCCGCAATGGAGCTGATTACACGCCATGAGATCAACTGGACGATCGTTGCCTATGCGACCCCTGCATGGGCGAAGCTGGTATTTCCCAACGATCCTGAAGACATTGCAGTAGCCAAGCTGTGGGATGCGATCTTCGTCTCCTCGCGCATCGATGCGGACGACCCGGTCGTCGAGTGGCAGCAGCATGGTGAACGTCTGAAAAAGCGCGTCGATCTGCTGAACGCAAAACGCTTCTCTGCCCTTCACTTCAAAGGGCCCGGGACCGACCTGACAGTAGGTCTTGCCGACGATCATCTCTGGGCCGGTGGCGGAACGACCGCTGGGAACGGCGTCTACTGCCAACCCAACATCCCCACCGAAGAGTGCTTCACGACTCCACACAAGGATCGCGTTGACGGCACGGTGAAAGCGTCGAAGCCGCTCTCTCACCAAGGAACCCTGATTGAAAATATCGCCGTGCGGTTTGAGGGTGGAAAGATCGTTGAAGCTACCGCGACGGCTGGCGAAGACGTGCTCAACCGGCTGATCAGCACGGACGACGGCGCTCGACGGCTCGGAGAGGTCGCACTGGTGCCTCATTCTTCACCCATTGCACAGAGCGGTGTGCTCTTCTGGAACACCCTGTTCGATGAAAATGCTGCCAGCCACATTGCGCTGGGGCAAGCCTACTCGACCTGCCTGATTGGTGGCGAGAAAATGAGCGCGGAAGAGTTGGCCAAGCGTGGTGCGAACGCCAGCCTGATCCACGTCGACTGGATGATAGGTTCCGGCGCGATGGATGTGGACGGTATCGCTACGGATGGAACGGCTGAACCGTTGATGCGTAAGGGCGAGTGGGTGTAGTTGAGACCCATTCACAACAGCAGCTACAAGCAAAGACAAGGTAAACTGCAACCACTATGGAACTGATGGGATGTGGAACGGCGCTGGTCACTCCTTTTCGCAAGGATGGCGGTGTAGATGAGCCTGCGCTTCATGCGCTGGTGAACTGGCAAATCGAGCACGGAATTGATTTTCTGGTTCCCTGTGGCACCACCGGCGAGGCTTCGACACTGACGGAAGCCGAGTGGCTTCGTGCTGTCGAGGTGGTGGTTGCGGCCGCGGCAGGGCGCGTTCCGGTATTTGCCGGATGCACGCATAACGCCACGCACGAAGCCGTGTCCAAGGCACGGAAGCTGGCACAGATTCACGGCCTTACCGGAATTCTGACGGCAAACCCTTATTACAATCGCCCAGGACAAGAGGGCCAATATCAGCACTTCAAGGCAGTCGCGGAGGCAGTGGACCTGCCGGTCCTGCTCTACAACATTCCAGGGCGAACGGGCGCGAACCTGGAGCCTACCACCGTGTTGCGGCTGGCAGAGCTGCCGAACGTCATCGGAATCAAGGAGTCTAGCGGGAACCTCGCACAGATCACCGAGTTGCTGACTACAGCTCCGCGAAATTTCAAGGTGTTTGCCGGAGACGACGGTGTAGCGCTGCCCGTAATTTCTCTGGGCGGAAGCGGCCTGATCTCGGTAGCCTCGAATGCCATTCCAGGGCAGATGTCGCGGATGGTTGGCGCAGCCATGGAGAACGATTGGATGAGTGCAAGACGCATCAACCGGCACTTTTATCGGCTGATGCAGGCGCATTTCTGGGAGCCTAACCCTGCGCCCATCAAGGCTGTGCTCTCCATGCTCGGGAAATGCGAGGACGTTCTGCGGCTGCCTATGGTGCCAGTTTCGGCGGCTACGAGGCGCAAGCTAGAGTGCATGGTGGGAGAACTTGGCCTGTTGGTCGGCGTTCCGGGAACCGGCGAAGACCTCCGGATGTTCTAAAGCTTCCTATCAATCAACATTTTAAGAAAAAGGTGACAAGTGAGTCTGGACGGAACGTTGCAGGAGCGGATTGAGCATTGGTTTGCGCAGGGTGCGGCTGCGATAGGAAACAAAGAGGCCGAGACAGCCTTTCTTGAGTTGAGGCAGGGGCTGGAGACCGGCGAGCTACGCTCGGCAGAGCCGGATGACTCCGCGCTTAAGTGGCGCGTTAATGCCTGGATCAAGAGAGGAATTCTGCTTGGGTTCCGGCTGGGAGCATTGGCACAGATGGGGTCGACCGAGGGACTTTCTTTTGTGGACAAAGCGACCTATCCGGCGCGACGTTTTGCCGTGGAAGATGGGGTGCGCGTGGTTCCGGGGGGATCCAGCGTAAGAGCAGGAGCCTATGTCTCTAAAGGGGTTGTAGTAATGCCTCCGGCCTACGTCAATGTGGGTGCGTATGTGGATGAGGGAACGATGGTGGATTCTCATGCCCTGGTGGGAAGCTGCGCCCAGATCGGAAAGATGGTGCATCTGAGCGCCGCGGCGCAGATCGGCGGAGTGCTGGAGCCAGTGAACGCTAGCCCCGTCATTATTGAGGATGACGTGCTGGTAGGTGGAAATACCGGAGTCTATGAGGGCACCGTTGTGCGGAAACGCGCGGTTCTGGCGGCTGGCACGGTGTTGACCCGGGGAACTCCGGTCTACGATCTGGTGCGGGGAGAGATCTACAAGGCGACCGCCGAGATGCCGCTGGTAATTCCTGAGGGCGCCGTGGTGGTTCCGGGCTCACGCGCTGTGAATAAGGGCAAGGGGCAGGAGTGGGGATTGAGTATTTCGGCTCCGGTCATCGTCAAGTATCGCGATGAAAAGACAGAGCTTTCACTGGTCTTGGAGGATGTCCTGCGGTAGCTTTGCATAGCGTGTTTCGGTCAGATGAAAAGAAGCCTATCCTTCGCTGAAGGATAGGCTTCTTAGTTTGCTCGCTTATCGGAAGGTAGGCGTAACTCCTACAGATGACGCGGCCCGTAGTGGAGATAAAAGACTACGGCTGACGCTACCAGGCAATAGATCCCAAAGAGATACCATCGGCCCTGTTCCAGCCAACTGCTGAGCCATTTCAAGGCGACCAGACCGGCCAAGAAGGCAAAGACCATCCCCAGCAGGCTCGCCATCACGCTGCTGTGCAGGTCAATGGGCGTGCCGCTGGCGGCGGCTTCGTGCGTCGCCTTCAACAACCGCATGGCTTCTTTGCCGATGGCGGCGGGAGTAAGGATAACAGCGAGGGCAAAGCTGAAGCGCTCGGCTCGGTCCTTGCTGGCCCCGGTCAACATACCAGTTGAGATCGTCGCACCAGAGCGCGAGAATCCGCGGAAGGGCAGGCAAAGTCCCTGAATCGCGCCGATCCAACCAGCCTGACGCATGGTGACACTGTCTCCGTAGACCTGCTCATGTGCGCCCATACGGCGGCTTTCAATCAGACCGGCGATCAGGATAAGGATACCTGCCGCGGCGAGTGCGGGGGCTACAAGATCGAGCCGCCCAAAGAGGGATTCGATCTCACCCTTGCTCGCTCCGGCAAAGGCGGTCTTCTCGATGACCTTGATGATGGGGTAGCCAATGATCGCGGTCAGGATAGAAGCCCAGATGGCTCGGATGGCAAAACGCTTAAAGGCATCGGAGCTGGAGAAGTAGGTCCGCTTCCACTGGCTCCAGAAGTAGACGATAACGGCGAACATGGTGCCGGTGTGCAGCATGACCAGCAGCAGCGTCATGGGCGGCGAGGAGGGGTCGAGACCCAGCAGCTTCTCCGCAACGACGACGTGGGCGGAGCTGGAGACGGGCAGAAGCTCGGCGAGACCCTGCACGATGGCAAGAATGATCACTTGAAAAATTGGCATAGTCCCATCCTAAATGGCGTCTCGAAGATATAGCAGCCGGTACTTACGAGAGCATCTTCTCGAACACTGCCCAGGTTTTAATACGCTCGAAACCTTCGCGGAGATAGAATCGGTGCGCATCCTCGCGGGCAATGCGGGAGGTAACGCGAATCTTTGCGACACCCTGTTCCCTGCTCCATGCCTCGACTTCGGCACACAGCCGCTTGCCGATTCCCTGGCTGCGATAAGCATCGTTGACGACAAGTCCGGTGATGAGCGCGAAGGATGGCGACTGCAGCTCATGCATGATGGTGACTTCGATCCAGCCTATGACTTCATCGGCTTGCATGCTTTGCATGCAGGTGACAAAGGCCGCATGGCTACCGGTATGGGAGGACATTTGTACGATGCGCTGCGCGATCGCTTCCGAAGATGCCTGATAGCCGAGTTGGGCGCTAAGCACTGATATCTCTTTGGCGTCTTCGAGCAGCATTGGGCGCACAGTGAAAGTAGGAGCATGAGAAGTGACCTTAGGATGGCCAGCCAAAGAATCGCTCATGCCTCCATGCTCGCACAATTGAACAACTGCCAGTGGAATTCTGGCCTGCCGGGCTAAGAACTGTGGCCGTGGCACTGCAAAACTCCTAGGTACGCGCTCCATGGGCCAACCGTGTCGCGGTATTGATGAGCCATCACACGGGAGAGCTGGTGCAGGTGAGTAAGATCGTGAACAGCCCACGTCGATAAGAGTTCCGATAGCGTGACCGAACCAAAGGCAGGATGTCTTCCTTTGCGAGCGAGGTCTTCAGGCTGCAGATTAAGAGCATCAAGCGCGGCCAGGTTTTCCTTCCGCAGATGGGCAAAGTCATCAAGCAACTGCTCGAACGATCTATCCTGACTCGCCTTTAGCTGAGCAAAGCGATCAAAGGGTTCGAATGACCGGGCCTCGCTGCTCTCAAGCGTCATACGTACCCTGGGCATCCAGTCGGTGCGCTCGGCGAAGGCCAGATGGCCCACAATATCGAATGCGCTCCAGGTTCCCTCTCCTTCGTTGCGGCATACCCAAATATCGGGCAGGCCACGCAACAGTGCATCGAGCGCGCTGGGCGTGCGCGTAAGGATTGCGATGATCTCAGGCAGGTTGTGTCGGTTCTGTGTCTCCATGGCTCCATAGATACATGGATCGCGCTTTGAACTCAAGCGATAGAGCGAAATGACTAGAACCACGAGCTTTCAAAAGATGGTGGTGCTTAATCGCGGTCGTCGCCGAAGATAGGTATCTGTTGCTGCACTTTGTAGGCGATAGCGGCAGCGCGCGCGGCGTAATCCGATTGCGGATACTTTTCTTTGAGCTCCTGCGCTAATGCGATAGCCCGTTGTCCGGCCTCCTGCGAGCGCTTTCGATCGTCCTGCACGGTGTACATGGTGCTGGCTACACCCTGACGATAGGTCGCGTTGTAGAGCGCTTCTGCTGCTTTGGGGCCATCGGGATAATGTTGTGCGTACTTCTCATAGAGACCGGACTCCATCTCAGGACACTTGGGCAAACCCTGCCAGTCTCCACAGAGCTTGTTGTCGAGCAGATCATAGGCAGCGAGAGCGGCGTACTTCGTGTCGGGGTACATCTTCATCACTTTCTTCATCTCGCCGTCGTAGAGCTGGGGCCGCAGATAGGCCTCCTGCTCCTTGGCACTGGGAAGGGTGCTGATGTCCTCCTTCTCCAACTGCCAGCGAATATCTGCCGCCCGCCATGCTGCTGCCGGGGCAAAGGGAGACTGAGGAAAATAATCG
This region of Edaphobacter dinghuensis genomic DNA includes:
- a CDS encoding aminopeptidase, whose translation is MSTMGAVTTKFTDLAFEDKLDRLAEVAVKVGLGLRAGQELIMSAPMEALPLVRLITEHAYKAGALLVTTFYADDPSTLARFAYAPDASFDYAPKWLQDGIAEGFRSGAARLAIAGANPALLAKEDPAKVARANVAASKAGKPAMELITRHEINWTIVAYATPAWAKLVFPNDPEDIAVAKLWDAIFVSSRIDADDPVVEWQQHGERLKKRVDLLNAKRFSALHFKGPGTDLTVGLADDHLWAGGGTTAGNGVYCQPNIPTEECFTTPHKDRVDGTVKASKPLSHQGTLIENIAVRFEGGKIVEATATAGEDVLNRLISTDDGARRLGEVALVPHSSPIAQSGVLFWNTLFDENAASHIALGQAYSTCLIGGEKMSAEELAKRGANASLIHVDWMIGSGAMDVDGIATDGTAEPLMRKGEWV
- the dapA gene encoding 4-hydroxy-tetrahydrodipicolinate synthase, translated to MELMGCGTALVTPFRKDGGVDEPALHALVNWQIEHGIDFLVPCGTTGEASTLTEAEWLRAVEVVVAAAAGRVPVFAGCTHNATHEAVSKARKLAQIHGLTGILTANPYYNRPGQEGQYQHFKAVAEAVDLPVLLYNIPGRTGANLEPTTVLRLAELPNVIGIKESSGNLAQITELLTTAPRNFKVFAGDDGVALPVISLGGSGLISVASNAIPGQMSRMVGAAMENDWMSARRINRHFYRLMQAHFWEPNPAPIKAVLSMLGKCEDVLRLPMVPVSAATRRKLECMVGELGLLVGVPGTGEDLRMF
- a CDS encoding 2,3,4,5-tetrahydropyridine-2,6-dicarboxylate N-succinyltransferase → MSLDGTLQERIEHWFAQGAAAIGNKEAETAFLELRQGLETGELRSAEPDDSALKWRVNAWIKRGILLGFRLGALAQMGSTEGLSFVDKATYPARRFAVEDGVRVVPGGSSVRAGAYVSKGVVVMPPAYVNVGAYVDEGTMVDSHALVGSCAQIGKMVHLSAAAQIGGVLEPVNASPVIIEDDVLVGGNTGVYEGTVVRKRAVLAAGTVLTRGTPVYDLVRGEIYKATAEMPLVIPEGAVVVPGSRAVNKGKGQEWGLSISAPVIVKYRDEKTELSLVLEDVLR
- a CDS encoding undecaprenyl-diphosphate phosphatase — its product is MPIFQVIILAIVQGLAELLPVSSSAHVVVAEKLLGLDPSSPPMTLLLVMLHTGTMFAVIVYFWSQWKRTYFSSSDAFKRFAIRAIWASILTAIIGYPIIKVIEKTAFAGASKGEIESLFGRLDLVAPALAAAGILILIAGLIESRRMGAHEQVYGDSVTMRQAGWIGAIQGLCLPFRGFSRSGATISTGMLTGASKDRAERFSFALAVILTPAAIGKEAMRLLKATHEAAASGTPIDLHSSVMASLLGMVFAFLAGLVALKWLSSWLEQGRWYLFGIYCLVASAVVFYLHYGPRHL
- a CDS encoding GNAT family N-acetyltransferase is translated as MSDSLAGHPKVTSHAPTFTVRPMLLEDAKEISVLSAQLGYQASSEAIAQRIVQMSSHTGSHAAFVTCMQSMQADEVIGWIEVTIMHELQSPSFALITGLVVNDAYRSQGIGKRLCAEVEAWSREQGVAKIRVTSRIAREDAHRFYLREGFERIKTWAVFEKMLS
- a CDS encoding DinB family protein; the encoded protein is METQNRHNLPEIIAILTRTPSALDALLRGLPDIWVCRNEGEGTWSAFDIVGHLAFAERTDWMPRVRMTLESSEARSFEPFDRFAQLKASQDRSFEQLLDDFAHLRKENLAALDALNLQPEDLARKGRHPAFGSVTLSELLSTWAVHDLTHLHQLSRVMAHQYRDTVGPWSAYLGVLQCHGHSS